In Thermodesulfovibrionales bacterium, a single genomic region encodes these proteins:
- a CDS encoding LOG family protein produces the protein MAVKETGKKKSQLVSLADEEKVKEVLVSTVLNLWEVVNNLTRLRPSRKERYRVTIFGSARVLKDSWVFGEVKRLARTLSDMDCDIVTGGGPGLMQAANEGAAGARKGGRSHSWGVRVDLPFEQDVNPFVEQAFEHRTFFTRLHQFVIMSDAFVVVPGGIGTALETLMIWQLLQVRHLDDKTPFILIGKMYTDLVGWASEHMLNPQFPLANPEDMKIPVCVNTADEAIAVIRKHHSAWRKKQLRSQKQ, from the coding sequence ATGGCCGTGAAAGAGACGGGAAAGAAAAAATCACAGTTGGTAAGCCTTGCGGACGAGGAGAAGGTGAAAGAGGTTCTCGTGAGCACGGTACTCAATCTCTGGGAGGTCGTGAATAATCTCACCCGCCTTCGTCCGTCAAGGAAGGAGCGCTACCGGGTGACGATCTTCGGATCTGCGCGGGTCCTGAAAGACTCATGGGTCTTCGGCGAAGTCAAGCGTCTTGCGCGGACGCTAAGCGATATGGACTGCGACATCGTGACGGGCGGCGGTCCGGGATTAATGCAGGCGGCCAATGAAGGCGCTGCCGGGGCCCGAAAGGGCGGCCGAAGCCATTCCTGGGGTGTGCGCGTTGACCTGCCTTTCGAACAGGACGTCAATCCCTTTGTTGAGCAGGCATTCGAACATCGCACGTTCTTCACCCGGCTGCACCAGTTTGTGATCATGTCGGATGCGTTTGTTGTTGTGCCCGGCGGTATCGGCACTGCGCTCGAGACACTGATGATCTGGCAGCTTCTTCAGGTCAGGCATCTTGACGACAAAACCCCGTTCATCCTGATAGGGAAAATGTATACCGACCTTGTGGGATGGGCGAGTGAACATATGCTGAACCCCCAATTCCCGCTGGCGAATCCAGAAGACATGAAGATACCTGTCTGTGTGAACACCGCGGATGAGGCGATCGCTGTCATACGCAAGCACCATTCTGCATGGAGGAAAAAACAGCTGCGCTCGCAGAAACAGTGA
- the galU gene encoding UTP--glucose-1-phosphate uridylyltransferase GalU yields MEYRVKKAIFPAAGLGTRFLPATKASPKEMLPIVDKPMIQYAVEEAISCGIEDIIIITGKNKRAIEDHFDSAYELEEKLRTTGKKKLLDEINKLSDVNFAYIRQRAALGLGHAILCARPFVKDEPFAVILSDDIIDPDYHLLEEMIKVSQEVDCPVIALEEVPDSEVSRYGIIAGVQEGDVYRITSLVEKPKREEAPSNLAIIGRYILTPDLFRILGKQRPGAGGEIQLTDALRELLKKRTLYGYPIKGRRYDAGDKLGFLKATVDLALKNPEVAEPFKAYIRDAGGRLSSAKNREKRFRATRKG; encoded by the coding sequence TTGGAGTATCGAGTAAAGAAGGCGATATTTCCCGCCGCAGGTCTCGGCACGCGATTCTTGCCGGCGACGAAGGCGTCCCCGAAGGAGATGCTTCCGATCGTGGACAAGCCGATGATCCAATATGCCGTCGAGGAGGCGATTTCCTGCGGCATAGAGGATATCATCATCATCACGGGGAAGAATAAGCGCGCCATTGAAGACCATTTCGACTCTGCCTACGAACTCGAAGAAAAGCTGAGGACTACCGGAAAGAAGAAGCTCCTCGATGAGATAAACAAGCTGAGCGATGTCAATTTCGCATACATCAGACAGCGGGCGGCACTCGGCCTCGGTCATGCGATACTCTGCGCAAGACCGTTCGTGAAGGACGAGCCCTTCGCGGTCATTCTCAGCGATGATATTATCGACCCTGATTATCACCTCCTGGAGGAGATGATCAAGGTTTCTCAGGAGGTTGACTGTCCCGTGATAGCGCTCGAGGAGGTGCCGGATTCGGAGGTCTCGCGATATGGCATCATTGCCGGTGTGCAGGAGGGAGATGTTTACAGGATTACGAGTCTCGTCGAGAAACCGAAGAGAGAAGAGGCGCCCTCGAACCTTGCGATAATCGGGAGGTATATCCTCACCCCGGACCTGTTCAGGATTCTCGGAAAACAGAGACCCGGCGCAGGCGGCGAGATACAACTCACTGATGCCCTACGGGAATTGTTGAAGAAGCGCACTCTTTACGGCTATCCCATCAAGGGCAGGAGATACGACGCTGGGGATAAACTCGGATTCCTGAAGGCTACGGTAGATCTGGCGTTGAAGAATCCCGAGGTAGCTGAACCCTTTAAGGCTTACATCCGTGATGCAGGGGGAAGGCTGTCGTCGGCGAAAAACAGAGAGAAACGTTTTCGAGCAACTCGTAAAGGGTAG
- a CDS encoding Hsp20/alpha crystallin family protein produces MSIKSVVYFEAETGYQPFIDLYETEEDLVIEIELPGINPEDVLIKVYGDVVIIEGVKREKRAEKKVNYICMERKFASFRRILKIPTPVNTMAGKALYREGVVTLRFPKLKDRVVKIKIET; encoded by the coding sequence ATGTCTATTAAGAGTGTCGTCTATTTTGAGGCCGAGACGGGTTATCAGCCGTTTATCGACCTGTACGAAACAGAGGAGGACCTCGTCATCGAGATCGAACTCCCCGGGATAAACCCCGAGGACGTGCTCATAAAGGTCTATGGCGATGTTGTCATCATTGAAGGCGTGAAGAGAGAAAAACGCGCAGAGAAGAAGGTCAACTATATCTGCATGGAAAGAAAATTTGCGAGCTTCCGGCGGATACTGAAGATACCGACGCCTGTCAACACGATGGCGGGAAAGGCGTTATACCGCGAGGGCGTCGTAACGCTGAGGTTCCCGAAGCTTAAGGACCGGGTTGTCAAGATCAAGATAGAAACGTAA